In one window of Mytilus trossulus isolate FHL-02 chromosome 7, PNRI_Mtr1.1.1.hap1, whole genome shotgun sequence DNA:
- the LOC134726671 gene encoding uncharacterized protein LOC134726671, translated as MSGRGKGVRRKTRSSPYETKWDSNNPSNWTINKLKEELNKKGIRTPSGMSKQVLKQLYLENCFDGVTSLETQQTDTVSDEINTDSSPESTLPITLAESVHQHRSSVSNGENENGGTDRNIAQCFEGLQETFKQLIYRDNCTHDTGRDREFNLQQWYNHAGIGSRSETSNRGNNTVLHGNTQEHVSFISGPQVGNVSCGVRSDEYSNVDIISPSIQKQIIDDRQIPQTSSQCSTTSNEVPKQLRCNVVLNQAVNELWNSAIANTTRTVYDTGFRKFETFMLLNGFQFSNLPPISEDILIYFIAHCFQILSLQYSTIKLYLCGIRYKYVQGNQNDPLQSAHNTPLIRLDYVLNSVKRLQKTKNHIRLPITFEIFGKNCKLFEKRFLFQVH; from the exons ATGTCTGGCAGAGGAAAAGGTGTTCGAAGGAAAACTAGGAGTTCTCCGTATGAGACCAAATGGGATTCTAATAACCCTTCTAACTGGACAATAAACAAACTAAAAGAAGAACTTAACAAAAAGGGAATAAGAACACCTTCTGGTATGTCAAAACAAGTGttaaaacaactttatttaGAGAATTGTTTTGATGGAGTAACATCTTTAGAGACACAACAGACAGACACCGTTAGTGATGAGATTAACACAGATTCCTCACCAGAGAGCACTCTTCCAATTACCTTAGCAGAATCAGTGCATCAACACAGAAGCAGTGTTTCAAATGGTGAAAATGAGAATGGTGGAACAGACAGGAACATAGCTCAGTGTTTTGAAGGACTTCAAGAGACCTTCAAACAGCTAATTTACAGAGACAATTGTACTCATGACACAGGTAGAGATCGCGAATTCAACCTTCAACAGTGGTACAACCATGCAGGGATTGGGAGTAGGAGTGAAACTTCTAACAGAGGAAATAATACCGTTTTACATGGAAATACACAAGAGCATGTATCTTTCATCTCAGGACCACAAGTTGGAAATGTTTCATGTGGAGTGCGTTCGGATGAATATTCTAATGTGGACATTATATCTCCTTCTATTCAAAAGCAAATCATTGACG ATAGACAGATTCCGCAAACTAGCTCCCAGTGCAGCACAACATCCAATGAAGTGCCCAAGCAGCTCAGATGTAATGTGGTCCTAAATCAAGCAGTGAATGAACTTTGGAACAGTGCTATTGCTAATACTACAAGAACTGTTTATGATACTGGGTTCAGAAAATTTGAGACTTTTATGTTATTGAATGGTTTTCAATTTTCTAATTTACCTCCTATTTCTGaggatattttaatttatttcatagcCCACTGCTTTCAAATTCTGAGTTTACAATACTCTACCATTAAACTATATTTATGTGGAATTAGGTATAAATATGTACAGGGTAATCAAAATGATCCCTTACAATCTGCTCATAATACACCTTTAATCAGACttgattatgttttaaattctgtaaaaagactgcaaaaaacaaaaaatcacatAAGATTACCAATAACTTTcgaaatttttggaaaaaattgtaaattgtttgAGAAAAGGTTTTTGTTCCAAGTTCACtga